The following coding sequences lie in one Saimiri boliviensis isolate mSaiBol1 chromosome 6, mSaiBol1.pri, whole genome shotgun sequence genomic window:
- the SCGB1D1 gene encoding secretoglobin family 1D member 1, giving the protein MRLSVCLLLVMLALCCYRANAVVCQALGSEIAGFLLAGKPVFKIQLAKFKAPLEAVTAKMEVKKCVDLMAYENRVLITKTLGKIAEKCDR; this is encoded by the exons ATGAGGCTGTCGGTGTGTCTCCTGCTGGTCATGCTGGCCCTTTGCTGCTACCGGG CAAATGCAGTGGTCTGCCAAGCTCTTGGTTCTGAAATCGCAGGCTTCTTATTAGCTGGAAAACCTGTGTTCAAGATCCAACTTGCCAAATTTAAGGCACCTCTGGAAGCTGTTACAGCAAAGATGGAAGTGAAGAAATGCGTGGATCTGATGGCCTATGAGAACAGAGTGCTAATTACAAAGACATTG GGGAAAATAGCAGAGAAATGTGATCGCTGA